One window of Coffea eugenioides isolate CCC68of unplaced genomic scaffold, Ceug_1.0 ScVebR1_744;HRSCAF=1474, whole genome shotgun sequence genomic DNA carries:
- the LOC113758824 gene encoding translocator protein homolog, which produces MASQELKHRTREEEEEEIQPPKDTGTTATRRHQKKRTAMAKRGLRSLGLALALPLSLTLLDISLFGSSLQYATMKKPFWSPPLWALHSACLASAFLMGLSAWLVWVEGGFHRNPTALLLYLGQLSLSLAWDPIVFQAGASRMGLVLCVALFGALVGCARTFRTMNPIAGDLVKPCLLWALILSLANIVLVLPLV; this is translated from the coding sequence ATGGCTTCCCAGGAACTGAAACACAGAAccagagaagaagaagaagaggagataCAGCCCCCAAAAGATACCGGCACCACCGCGACAAGAAGACACCAGAAGAAGAGAACAGCCATGGCCAAGCGCGGCCTTCGCTCACTGGGCCTTGCACTTGCTCTCCCACTTTCTTTAACCCTGTTGGACATTTCTCTTTTCGGCTCTAGTCTTCAGTATGCTACCATGAAAAAGCCCTTCTGGTCTCCTCCTCTGTGGGCCTTGCACTCGGCTTGCCTGGCCTCTGCTTTCCTTATGGGCCTGTCGGCATGGCTTGTTTGGGTCGAAGGTGGCTTTCACAGGAACCCTACGGCGTTGCTGCTGTACTTGGGCCAGCTCTCCTTGAGCCTTGCTTGGGATCCGATCGTTTTTCAGGCTGGAGCCAGTAGGATGGGCTTGGTGCTTTGCGTCGCTTTGTTTGGGGCTTTGGTTGGGTGCGCCAGGACCTTTCGAACCATGAATCCCATCGCTGGCGATCTAGTGAAGCCTTGCCTTTTATGGGCTTTGATTTTGTCACTAGCAAATATTGTGCTTGTATTACCCCTCGTGTGA
- the LOC113758822 gene encoding alkylated DNA repair protein alkB homolog 8-like isoform X1 translates to MEEEVRMLLQDAFGELSDGEGGEEAQERKSQDLNKLSIFGEIQNWERIDQIKGLWLCRDFLSPDQQSSLLSAIQKEGWLSEFSGNQAMRFGNLPQWAIELSNSIKEAVFVGHYLSESMNLPTHDKGKEAYPLPPELLWREPLFDQLIVNTYQPGEGICAHVDLMRFEDGIAILSLESSCVMHFSLVEDELSDYREEKAGKNSSSAKIPVLLTEGSLVLMWGEARYFWKHEINRKPGFQKWMGQEIDQRKRTSITLRKLC, encoded by the exons ATGGAAGAGGAGGTGAGGATGCTTCTCCAGGACGCTTTTGGCGAATTATCAGATGGCGAAGGCGGCGAGGAAGCACAAGAACGGAAGTCCCAAGATTTGAACAAGCTCTCGATTTTTGGTGAAATCCAAAACTGGGAAAGAATTGACCAAATTAAGGGCTTATGGTTATGCAGGGACTTCCTATCTCCCGATCAACAATCTTCGCTGCTCTCCGCAATCCAAAAAG AAGGATGGTTGAGTGAATTCTCTGGAAATCAG GCCATGAGATTTGGAAATCTTCCCCAATGGGCCATTGAACTTTCCAACTCCATTAAGGAGGCTGTTTTCGTCGGTCATTATCTCTCTGAATCCATGAACTTACCAACTCATGACAAAGGTAAAGAGGCCTACCCCCTTCCACCAGAATTGTTGTGGAGGGAACCGCTATTTGATCAACTTATTGTGAACACATACCAACCAGGTGAG GGAATTTGTGCGCATGTTGATCTGATGCGCTTTGAAGATGGAATTGCCATTCTTTCTTTGGAATCATCCTGTGTCATGCACTTTAGTCTAGTTGAGGATGAGTTATCTGATTATAGAGAGGAGAAGGCGGGCAAAAATAGTTCTTCTGCAAAGATCCCTGTGCTTTTAACCGAAGGATCGTTGGTCCTAATGTGGGGAGAAGCACGCTACTTTTGGAAGCATGAGATTAATAGGAAGCCTGGTTTTCAGAAGTGGATGGGGCAAGAAATTGATCAAAGAAAGCGAACCTCTATTACATTGAGGAAGCTTTGCTAA
- the LOC113758822 gene encoding uncharacterized protein LOC113758822 isoform X2, protein MEEEVRMLLQDAFGELSDGEGGEEAQERKSQDLNKLSIFGEIQNWERIDQIKGLWLCRDFLSPDQQSSLLSAIQKEGWLSEFSGNQAMRFGNLPQWAIELSNSIKEAVFVGHYLSESMNLPTHDKGKEAYPLPPELLWREPLFDQLIVNTYQPGNLCAC, encoded by the exons ATGGAAGAGGAGGTGAGGATGCTTCTCCAGGACGCTTTTGGCGAATTATCAGATGGCGAAGGCGGCGAGGAAGCACAAGAACGGAAGTCCCAAGATTTGAACAAGCTCTCGATTTTTGGTGAAATCCAAAACTGGGAAAGAATTGACCAAATTAAGGGCTTATGGTTATGCAGGGACTTCCTATCTCCCGATCAACAATCTTCGCTGCTCTCCGCAATCCAAAAAG AAGGATGGTTGAGTGAATTCTCTGGAAATCAG GCCATGAGATTTGGAAATCTTCCCCAATGGGCCATTGAACTTTCCAACTCCATTAAGGAGGCTGTTTTCGTCGGTCATTATCTCTCTGAATCCATGAACTTACCAACTCATGACAAAGGTAAAGAGGCCTACCCCCTTCCACCAGAATTGTTGTGGAGGGAACCGCTATTTGATCAACTTATTGTGAACACATACCAACCAG GGAATTTGTGCGCATGTTGA